The Arachis hypogaea cultivar Tifrunner chromosome 14, arahy.Tifrunner.gnm2.J5K5, whole genome shotgun sequence genome has a segment encoding these proteins:
- the LOC112741831 gene encoding cellulose synthase-like protein D1, whose product MASSSNSSMGGKLPPQQQGVKFSRRTASGRVVNLSRDDEIDGSGEFGGQNDYINYTVMMPPTPDNQPGTSDSKNPAGASRFASESQQGGMNGGGGGNDGGGGGSKLERRVSTVLNSTNNKSMLLRSQTQDFDHNRWLFETKGTYGIGNACWQEDHNSVADDQNSIGMSDFLDKPWKPLTRKVNISGGIISPYRLLVIFRIVILAFFLSWRIRNPNYDAMWLWGMSIVCEIWFAISWLLDVLPKMNPINRAADLAALHDKFEQPSPSNPTGRSDLPGIDVFVSTADPEKEPPLVTANTILSILGVEYPIEKVSCYISDDGGAILTFEAMAEAVKFAELWVPFCRKHNIEPRNPDAYFSIKKDPTKNKKRPDFVKDRRWMKREYDEFKVRINGLPEAIKKRSEMYNAREEKKEREEMKAKNGGVAGTEDQPLNVPKATWMADGTHWPGTWYTPCADHSKGDHAGILQVMSKVPEHDPVMGYDDEKTLDFTGVDIRIPMFAYVSREKRPGFDHNKKAGAMNAMVRASAVLSNGPFILNLDCDHYVYNSIVLREGMCYMMDRGGDRVCYIQFPQRFEGIDPSDRYANHNTVFFDGNMRALDGLQGPMYVGTGCMFRRYALYGFEPPRFMEHTGLFGRVKTKVNRNPNQAKLNLEDDDTQPLNENNSESSGVPQKFGNSSIFTDTIPIAEFQARPLADHKSVKNGRPPGELLKPRPPMDAPTVAEAIAVISCWYEDKTEWGDRVGWIYGSVTEDVVTGYRMHNRGWRSIYCITKRDAFRGTAPINLTDRLHQVLRWATGSVEIFFSKNNAFFATRRLKFLQRIAYLNVGIYPFTSIFLVVYCFLPALSLFSGQFIVQGLDVTFLFYLLSITVCLILISLLEVKWSGIALEEWWRNEQFWVIGGTSSHLVAVLQGLLKVIAGVEIHFTLTSKSAGEDEEDVYADLYLVKWTSLFIMPLTIIIINLIAVIMGILRTVYSVIPQWNKLFGGLFFSFWVLSHMYPFAKGLMGRKGKVPTIVYVWSGLLSITIALLWISLDPPGGTKQEG is encoded by the exons atggCAAGTTCATCAAATTCATCTATGGGTGGCAAGCTACCACCACAACAACAAGGAGTGAAATTCTCAAGGAGGACAGCGAGTGGAAGGGTTGTTAACCTCTCAAGAGACGACGAAATCGACGGCTCCGGCGAGTTCGGAGGCCAAAATGATTACATCAATTACACCGTTATGATGCCTCCGACGCCGGACAACCAACCCGGCACCTCGGATTCCAAGAACCCGGCCGGGGCCTCTAGGTTTGCCTCTGAGTCACAACAAGGAGGCATGAATGGGGGCGGCGGCGGCAACGACGGTGGTGGTGGAGGGTCTAAATTGGAAAGGAGGGTGTCTACTGTGTTGAACTCAACAAATAACAAGTCTATGTTGTTAAGGAGCCAAACTCAAGATTTTGATCATAACCGTTGGTTGTTTGAGACAAAAGGGACATATGGGATTGGGAATGCTTGTTGGCAAGAAGATCATAATTCTGTTGCTGATGATCAGAATTCAATCGGCATGTCAGATTTCTTGGACAAACCATGGAAACCACTTACTAGGAAAGTTAACATTTCAGGCGGTATAATTAGCCCTTACAG ATTGTTGGTGATATTCCGCATAGTTATTCTAGCATTCTTCTTATCATGGCGAATTAGGAATCCCAACTACGACGCAATGTGGTTGTGGGGAATGTCAATTGTGTGTGAGATTTGGTTTGCAATCTCATGGCTTCTTGATGTGCTTCCAAAAATGAACCCCATAAACAGAGCTGCAGACCTTGCTGCCTTGCACGACAAGTTTGAGCAGCCATCTCCTTCTAACCCTACTGGAAGATCAGACCTTCCTGGCATTGATGTTTTTGTTTCCACCGCTGACCCTGAAAAGGAGCCTCCTCTTGTCACTGCCAACACCATTCTTTCCATTCTTGGTGTTGAATATCCAATTGAGAAGGTCTCCTGCTATATTTCAGATGACGGCGGCGCCATACTCACTTTTGAAGCCATGGCCGAAGCTGTCAAATTTGCTGAG TTATGGGTACCGTTTTGTCGAAAACACAATATTGAACCTAGAAATCCAGATGCTTACTTCAGCATAAAGAAAGACCCAACAAAGAACAAGAAACGTCCAGATTTTGTGAAGGACCGAAGGTGGATGAAGAGAGAGTATGATGAATTTAAGGTGAGAATCAATGGACTCCCAGAGGCAATAAAGAAAAGGAGCGAAATGTACAATGctagggaggagaagaaggagagagaggAAATGAAGGCAAAAAATGGCGGAGTAGCAGGAACAGAAGATCAACCCCTGAACGTCCCAAAAGCTACATGGATGGCTGATGGCACTCACTGGCCTGGCACCTGGTACACCCCTTGTGCTGATCACTCCAAGGGTGATCATGCCGGAATCTTGCAGGTAATGAGTAAGGTCCCAGAACATGACCCAGTAATGGGATATGATGATGAGAAGACACTGGACTTCACTGGTGTGGACATAAGGATTCCAATGTTCGCATATGTATCGAGAGAGAAGCGCCCTGGTTTTGACCACAACAAGAAAGCAGGAGCCATGAACGCCATGGTTCGAGCTTCGGCTGTTTTGTCCAATGGCCCCTTCATACTCAACTTGGACTGTGACCACTACGTCTATAATTCTATTGTGCTTAGGGAAGGAATGTGTTACATGATGGACCGTGGTGGCGATCGTGTATGTTACATACAATTTCCTCAACGATTTGAAGGGATTGATCCCTCTGATCGTTATGCTAATCACAACACAGTCTTCTTTGATG GAAATATGCGAGCATTGGATGGACTCCAAGGTCCAATGTACGTGGGGACAGGTTGCATGTTTCGAAGGTATGCACTGTACGGATTTGAACCACCAAGATTCATGGAGCACACTGGACTATTTGGTCGGGTAAAAACCAAGGTGAACCGGAACCCCAATCAAGCAAAACTGAATCTAGAAGACGACGACACACAACCCCTAAATGAAAACAATTCAGAATCTAGTGGGGTGCCACAAAAGTTCGGAAACTCGAGCATTTTCACAGATACAATACCCATAGCAGAGTTCCAAGCAAGGCCACTTGCTGATCACAAATCCGTCAAGAATGGAAGGCCACCGGGAGAACTGCTTAAGCCTCGTCCACCCATGGACGCACCAACAGTGGCCGAGGCTATAGCAGTGATCTCGTGCTGGTACGAGGATAAGACAGAATGGGGAGACAGGGTTGGTTGGATTTATGGTTCTGTTACAGAGGATGTTGTCACCGGCTATAGGATGCATAACCGTGGCTGGAGGTCTATCTATTGCATCACAAAAAGAGACGCTTTTCGCGGCACTGCGCCTATAAATCTAACAGACCGTCTCCACCAGGTGTTGAGATGGGCCACAGGATCCGTTGAAATCTTCTTCTCTAAAAACAATGCCTTCTTCGCCACCCGGCGTCTCAAATTCTTACAGCGAATCGCCTATCTCAATGTCGGAATCTACCCCTTCACCTCCATATTTTTAGTTGTCTACTGCTTCTTACCAGCACTGTCCCTTTTCTCGGGACAATTCATAGTCCAAGGTTTGGATGTAACTTTTCTCTTCTACCTTCTTTCCATCACCGTCTGCCTCATATTGATCTCCCTCTTGGAAGTGAAATGGTCCGGCATTGCGCTCGAGGAGTGGTGGCGAAACGAGCAGTTTTGGGTGATTGGAGGAACAAGCTCTCACCTTGTTGCTGTGCTTCAAGGGTTGCTAAAGGTGATAGCAGGGGTGGAGATACATTTCACATTAACATCTAAGTCAGCAGGGGAAGATGAAGAGGACGTATATGCTGATCTTTACTTAGTGAAATGGACTAGTCTCTTTATAATGCCACTAACtattatcatcatcaatcttATTGCTGTGATAATGGGGATTTTGAGGACCGTTTATAGTGTGATACCACAATGGAATAAGCTATTTGGGGGATTGTTCTTTAGCTTTTGGGTGCTTTCTCATATGTACCCTTTTGCTAAAGGATTGATGGGTAGGAAAGGAAAAGTTCCCACTATTGTTTATGTCTGGTCAGGCTTGCTTTCCATCACAATTGCATTGCTTTGGATTTCACTTGATCCTCCAGGTGGTACCAAACAGGAGGGATAA